TATCACGAGCACAGAATACGTCCTGTCATGCCTCTGACTTTATTATACGAATCGCCCCTGCTGATGTTTACAGATTATTTCTGGTTTTTTGTCGCGGTCCTCTCCTATCTGGCCGGTTCCATCCCTTTTGGCCTGGTGACAGCGAAGCTGGTAGCCGGCACCGATATCCGCAAAGTCGGCAGTGGGAACATCGGTGCGACAAACGTGGCCCGTACACTGGGGGCAAAATGGGGCATTGTGGTTCTGGTGCTTGATGCGCTGAAAGGACTGTTGCCGGTCCTGTTTATCCCCGCGCTGTTTGTCAGCCCGGATTCCCCCGACTTTGATCATGCCCGCGTTTTGAGTGGAATCGCCACGATCGTCGGGCACATGTTTCCGGTCTGGCTTGGCTTTCGCGGAGGCAAAGGAGTTGCGACCAGTCTGGGCGTGATTCTGGTACTGGGCCCCTGGTCAACCCTGGCGGCTGTCGGGGCATTTGCCCTGACATTTTTTATCTCGCGGATCGTGGCGCTCAGCTCGATTGTGGCGGCACTCGCATTTGGTATCGCCCAGTTTGCGCAGTTGGGAAGTGCAGCCTTCACGCGGGAAAAATGGAGTCTGACCGCATTCAGTATCGCGGTTCCCCTCTTGATTATTATCCGTCATCGCAGCAACCTGGGACGGATCGTGCGGGGAGAAGAGAAGAAGTTTCAGTTTGGCAGCCGAAACAAAGAGGGCACCGGATCCACCTCAGCCAGTGAGCAGTCAGAGGGCTGAACGGTTCCGGGGTGGTCGGTAGTCGGGGAATCAGCCGCGAGAGATCATCCTGATCCTGTCGCTGGCTCAGATTCCAATACGGTGTGAGACCTTTCCTGAATCCTGCAGGAAAGCAGACCTTGATCAGGATTCAACGCGAATGTTGTTGGTGAGGGCGTACTGATCGATTTCACTCAGTGCGGCGTGGGTTGCCAGCTGTTTGTGGTAAAAGGAATCAGTGCGTCCCGAAAGCACGACGATCTCTCCCAGAATATCCACTTTCAGCGACTGAACCTGACTGCCGGTTCTCAGGGCAATGGTCTGTTCAATCTTTTCTGACAGCTTCCTGGCTTTTTGAGAGTAGGTTTCGACGGTCATAAGCGATCCTCCTTGAAATCAGTAAAAGTACTAACAGACAATCACTTGTGTTCCAGCCAGTGCACAATCCAGGCTGTGATGACGTTCAAGGCAGGTAACTCTGAGGCAGCAATCTCTGGAAACTTCGGTCAGCAGACACTGTTCCACACCGGGTAGAACGCTAAGCTCATTTCTGTCAGCGTAAATCTTAATTGAATACTTCCTGAAATTCAGGGGAGATGGAACAGGCGCTGGCTCCAGGGTCCTGTCGCTGAAGCCCGCAACCGGAAGATCCCCCGCTGAATATTTAATGAAGTAAATTTATCGAGCTGTCACTCGTTCGTCAAATAAAATTGTGAACGAATGGTACGATTCGAGGGAAATAACTCGCTTGAAACCGTGCTCGTTATTTCTCTGAATCGGATTGCCAGATCCAGACCAGCGCTTCCGGCAGAACAGCTTTACCGTGCCGGCTGCTGTGCATGCCATGTCCTTCAACGAACCAGTATTCGTAGCCACTGTAAGCCAACGCGGCTGCCATTCGTTCATTGTTCAAAAACCAGTTGCCCAGCTTGTTGTCCAGGTCGTTATCTCCGTCCTGCAGAAAGACTTTGATCTTCTTCTGTGGATACTGTTTACGGATCAGACCCGGGTAATCGTGGGCGGTTTTCCACGGACCAAACTGGTCGAGTGGCAGCGTGTTTTTCTCGCGGGACGGGTAATCGTCGATTCCGCGGAAGTCACAGAAACTGCCGACAAATGAGATCACTTTGCCGAACAGGTCGTTACGATGCCAGGCAGCCGTGAAGGCACAGCTTCCTCCGGAAGAGGCACCACAGAAAATATGATCTTCCGGCTTGTCTGAGATCCGGTATTCTTTGCGGACGATGGGCAGCATCTCTTCATCGAGGAATGTGGCATACTGCGCGGTGCAGGTATCGTATTCGTTGCTGCGGTTGCGAACTTCCTGCTTCCCTTTTGTGCCGGCAGGGAAGACGCCCGGATTGATGAAGACGGCGATGGTCACCGGAATTTTTTTCGCGTGGATCAGGTTGTCCAGCACGATAGTCGCATTTCCGTCATTGTGACAGTATCCGCCGCCATCCGCGAAGACCATCAGTTTGGCTGGGGTCTGTGATTCTTTATATTGAGCTGGCACATAGACCCACCAGTCACGCACGGTGCCGGGATAATGCTTCCGGCTTTCAAAGGCGGGCATCTTGGTGAGCTTACCCTCGGGGACGCCGGGCTGTTTCACACTTTCGGGTTTCCATTCATAGCTTTCGAACCCAAAGCGACTGTTTTTGCCGGCCGGTAAGCGGTCGCCGTTAATCTCATAACGATAATGGACTGAGGAGAAGTTCGGGAAACGTTCCACCCGGGCAAAGTAACCGGTATTTCCCAGCTCGATCATGGGCCAGGAGCGGCCCTTCTCAGCGAAAATGACGACCTGGTCACCCGGCTCTGCTTTGAAGAACCAGCCGGCGTAACCGCCACCATCGTCGGTCTTCTGAATCAGATACTTCTGGTCCCCTTTGGTAAGGTCTTTTTCCTTCTGATATTTCTTTTTGAAAAATTCCAGCGCCTGTTTTTGATTAGCCTGACTGACGGGAGCCTGTAATAATTCAGAAACCTCCTGCAGCGTCTGAGGTGCAGCGGTCAGTGGATTGATGAGACACAGCATTAAGCCGGCCCAGACGGACAGCGAGACGGTTGAGGGGCGAGATGACAATCGCATGGCAGGAGACTCCTGGTAAATGATCTCTGGCAGATCAGGGAAGATTCTATGGTAGAGGCAACCCGGCTTTCCCGGATTGCCTGAACTTGAAAATACAGATCCTATTACACTGGGTGTCGAGTGGATTTTCAATTCAGACCGTGGTTGGAATTCAAATCTGTTGATTCATCAGAGAAAGTGGAGGCTGTCCGTTTGGATCAATTGCGAATCCAGCTACAATGAAAGGAGTTATTGATCACCCCCGGAGAGGAAAGGCAGTGTCGTGACAGGTTCGCTCAATCCACATCATGCTGTTTATGTCGGCAGTTTTGATCCACCAACCCTGGGTCATCTGGATATTGTGGAACGGGGTGCCGTGATTTACGACAAGATCACCGTGGGCATCGGGATCAACCCCGATAAACGTCCGCTGTTTTCCCCCGAGGAACGACAACAACTGCTGGAACTGCTCGTCCAAGATTTTCCGAATGTGGAAGTCAAATGCTTTCAGGGACTGGCTGTCAACTTCGTAAAAGAGTGTGGCGGCGGCGTCATGCTTCGCGGGTTGCGCACCCTGACCGATGTGGAAGCAGAATTCACGATGTCGCTGGCTAACCGCACGCTGTCAGGTGATATCGAAACGGTCTTCCTGATGGCCAGTGAAAAATACACGCACATCTCCAGTTCGCTGATCAAACAGATCGCGCAGCTGGGTGGTGATGTGGCTGAAGAGAAACTCAGGGACTTCGTCCCGCATCAGGTGGTCGCCCCCCTGATCGAAAAATTTGCATCAAAAACTTCTGCTCAGGAATAGCGTAATACTTCCTGATCAATTGAGAAAGGAGAACATACCATGGTCAAAACTGCCTCAACAATGTTACCCCTCGGAACGCAGGCTCCCGACTTTTCACTGAAGAATGTCGACGGACAGACCGTATCGCTCAGCGATTTTAAAGATTCCAAAGGCCTGCTGGTCATCTTCATGTGCAATCACTGCCCCTTCGTGATTCACCTCCGCGAGGCACTGGCTGTATTTGCTGATGAATACATGGCGAAAGGCATGGCAGTCGTCGGCATCAGTGCCAACGATGTGGCCACTCATCCTGATGACAGTCCGGAAAAGATGGTCGAAGAAGCAAAATCCGCAGGCTACAACTTCCCTTATCTCTACGATGGGACTCAGGAAGTTGCCAAGGCCTACAAAGCAGCCTGTACTCCCGACTTCTTCCTGTTCGATCAGGAACAGAAACTCGTCTATCGTGGCCAGTTCGACGACAGCCGTCCCGGGAATGACAAACCCGTGACTGGTGCCGATCTCAAAGCGGCCTGCGATGCCGTGATCGCCGGAGATCCAGTCACCGAAAATCAGAAGCCCAGCATCGGCTGCAACATCAAATGGAAAGAAGGCATGGAACCGGAATACTTCACCGGACAGCCTGCTGTTTAATCACAGCATCAACCTCACGCATCCAACTCTCTTCGCTGCCGACGGAGAGAGTTTTTTGCTGCGCGGTTCTCAAGATCCGATGTTTCAGATGAGCTCACTTGTATTCGGGCAGGGCCTCTGCCTACAATTTATTAACCTTTCTTCTTAATGTTCTGTGCACTGCGGTTGTCATTTTAGCCGTCGAGAGGTTTCTGATGCGTTCTATTTTCTGCAAACCGACTCTGTTTTTCACTGCAGGAGCCATTCTCGCGTTCGGAGCGATCAACGCTGGTCGCATCACTTCCGCTGAGAATCGTCCGCTGCCGCAAGATTCGCTGGCCGAAAAGCTGCCTCACCTGGAACCGACCGCACCGGACAAGGCAGAAGAGACTTTCCGCCTGCTCAACGGCTTTCGCATGGAACTCCTGGCGGCGGAACCTTTAGTCACCGATCCGGTAGCGATGCAGTATGACGAGAACGGGCTCGGGTATGTGATCGAGATGAATGATTATCCCTACACGGATAAATCAAAAGATGAAGCCTGGGCTGAGCAGAAGTCAGCACCGATCGGCAAGGTGCGTGTGCTGGAAGATGTCGACGGGGACGGCAAGTTCGATCGTTCGACGATCTTTGCC
This is a stretch of genomic DNA from Gimesia sp.. It encodes these proteins:
- the plsY gene encoding glycerol-3-phosphate 1-O-acyltransferase PlsY — translated: MPLTLLYESPLLMFTDYFWFFVAVLSYLAGSIPFGLVTAKLVAGTDIRKVGSGNIGATNVARTLGAKWGIVVLVLDALKGLLPVLFIPALFVSPDSPDFDHARVLSGIATIVGHMFPVWLGFRGGKGVATSLGVILVLGPWSTLAAVGAFALTFFISRIVALSSIVAALAFGIAQFAQLGSAAFTREKWSLTAFSIAVPLLIIIRHRSNLGRIVRGEEKKFQFGSRNKEGTGSTSASEQSEG
- a CDS encoding thioredoxin family protein, coding for MVKTASTMLPLGTQAPDFSLKNVDGQTVSLSDFKDSKGLLVIFMCNHCPFVIHLREALAVFADEYMAKGMAVVGISANDVATHPDDSPEKMVEEAKSAGYNFPYLYDGTQEVAKAYKAACTPDFFLFDQEQKLVYRGQFDDSRPGNDKPVTGADLKAACDAVIAGDPVTENQKPSIGCNIKWKEGMEPEYFTGQPAV
- the coaD gene encoding pantetheine-phosphate adenylyltransferase, translating into MTGSLNPHHAVYVGSFDPPTLGHLDIVERGAVIYDKITVGIGINPDKRPLFSPEERQQLLELLVQDFPNVEVKCFQGLAVNFVKECGGGVMLRGLRTLTDVEAEFTMSLANRTLSGDIETVFLMASEKYTHISSSLIKQIAQLGGDVAEEKLRDFVPHQVVAPLIEKFASKTSAQE
- a CDS encoding BON domain-containing protein, with the protein product MTVETYSQKARKLSEKIEQTIALRTGSQVQSLKVDILGEIVVLSGRTDSFYHKQLATHAALSEIDQYALTNNIRVES
- a CDS encoding alpha/beta hydrolase-fold protein, whose translation is MRLSSRPSTVSLSVWAGLMLCLINPLTAAPQTLQEVSELLQAPVSQANQKQALEFFKKKYQKEKDLTKGDQKYLIQKTDDGGGYAGWFFKAEPGDQVVIFAEKGRSWPMIELGNTGYFARVERFPNFSSVHYRYEINGDRLPAGKNSRFGFESYEWKPESVKQPGVPEGKLTKMPAFESRKHYPGTVRDWWVYVPAQYKESQTPAKLMVFADGGGYCHNDGNATIVLDNLIHAKKIPVTIAVFINPGVFPAGTKGKQEVRNRSNEYDTCTAQYATFLDEEMLPIVRKEYRISDKPEDHIFCGASSGGSCAFTAAWHRNDLFGKVISFVGSFCDFRGIDDYPSREKNTLPLDQFGPWKTAHDYPGLIRKQYPQKKIKVFLQDGDNDLDNKLGNWFLNNERMAAALAYSGYEYWFVEGHGMHSSRHGKAVLPEALVWIWQSDSEK